The genomic interval AGCCGTACACCGTCTCCGAGCGGTAGATGTCGCCCGGGCGCAGTTCCGTGCTCGGGAACTCGGGCCGGTTGGGGGAGTCCGGGAAGTGCTGGGTCTCCAGGGCGATCCCGGCGCCCGGGGCGAACGGGTCGGTCAGGTGCTCACCGGTGTAGAGCTGGATGCCGGGCTCGGTCGTCGCCACCGTCAACACCCGCCCGGACGCCGGGTCGTACAGCTCGGCGATCTCGACGGCGGCCGGCGTCACACCCTTGTCCAGCACGAAGTTGTGGTCGTAGCCGGAGCCCACCTTCCGCGCCTCCCGGAAGTCGAAGCGCGTGCCCGCCACCTCGTCGAGCGCACCGGTCGGGATCAGATCGCCGTCGACCGGCGTGAACCGCGAGGCGGCGAGCCGGAGTTCATGACCACCCGGGCCGCCCGTGCTGCCCGCGCCGCTCAGATCGAAGTAGCTGTGATTCGTGAGGTTCACGACGGTCGGCGCGTCCGTCGTCGCCTCGTAGCCGAGGCGCAGCGCGCCCGACTCGTCCAGCGTGTACGTCGCCGAGACGACGAGCCGCCCCGGGAAGCCCTCCTCGCCGTGCGCGCTGACCCGGCTGAGCCGCAGCCCGTGCTCGATGGGTTCGACGTCCCACACCCGCTTGTCGAAGCCGCGCTCGCCGCCGTGCAGGGAGTTGGGCGCGTTGTTCTGCGCCAGCGAGTACGTGACGCCCTCCAGCGGGAAACGGCCGCCCGCGATGCGGTTCGCGTACCGCCCCACCAACGCGCCGAGATACGGCTCGGGATGGGCGAGACAGCCGTCCAGATCCGCGAACCCGAGCACCACGTCCGCCGCGTGCCCGTCCCGGTCCGGCACCTCCACCGACTGCACGATCCCGCCGTACGACAGCACCCGCACCCGCACACCGGCCCGCTCCAACGTCCAGCGGTGCACCGGCGTGCCGTCGGGCAGGGTGCCGAAAAGTTCGCTCATGAGGGAAACCCTAGGTCACGGGTGTGCGCGCGATGACGCGACGGTAGGCGATCTCGGCGAGCCGCGCCTGACCGTCCGTGCTCGGGTGGAACCAGTCCCAGTGGCTCAACTGGTCCGTGCCGAACCGGAAGTCGTAGACCGCGCCCCCGTCGAACCGGCACCGCTCGTCCGTCGCGCACACCTGCTCAAGCACCTTGTTGTACGACTCCACCCGGTCCAGCACGGTGTCGCGCCGCTCCGTCGCCGCCGAGTCCAGTGCGTCCGCGTCGGCCAGCATCGAAGGGCAGATGCCCAGCTTCCAGATCTCCTTGCCCAACGGGTTCGTCCGCCCCTGCGACCAGAGCCGCTTGAGATTCGGCACGCTCGCGACGTAGACCTGCGTCTTCGGCAGTGCCCGGCGCAGCGTCTTCAACGAGGTCTCGAACTCGGCGCGGAAGTCCGCGACGGAGGTCATCGCCGAGGTCGAGGCCCGGCAGGCGTCATTGGCCCCCACCATCACCGTGACCAACTGCGGCTCGCGTGCGACCGCCTGGCCGATCTGCGCGGGCAGGTCGGCCATCCGCGCCCCGGTCTCCGCGTAGTTCCAACTGCGCTCCGCCGCGCCCGTCTTCCCCAGCAGCCGTACGGCGAGACTGTCGACCGCGGCCGAACTGCCCGTCGCCCAGGACACCTCCGGGCAGTCCGACAGGACCGAACAGGCGTCGAAACCGCGGGTGATGGAGTCACCGACCGCCGCGACCGAGGACGGGCTGCTGTCCCACACCGGGGCGGGGGAGGGCTTCGCCTTGGCCGCCGTACCGCTCTTGCTGTGCGCGCCGGCCGAGTCGCCCCCGCCGGAGTCGCAGCCGGCGGCTCCCAGGACGGCCGCCGCCACGACGGCTAGCGCGGCCCGTGAACGGTGACGTCGGATTCGCATGCCCTGGCCCAGCCCCTTGGTGTCGTGTCACATCTCAACCCATAACAACGCGCGAGGGTTCCCGAACGTGTGCGATGCAACGGCTCACCCCCGTACAAGCGTCCCCATGGGTGAATGGCGGCGTTTCCTGGCACCGGGAGGGACGGTACGTCACACTCCGCGCGCCGCCGCACGGTAGCCTCGCCCTCAACGTGGCTGCCCTGCCGCCGCCGTTCGCCAGTCAGCAAGATGCCCCGCTCTGTCCGGAGGTCCCGGTGACGACACGTGGAGTTCTGTACGTGCACTCCGCGCCGCGCGCGCTGTGCCCGCACGTCGAGTGGGCCGTGGCCGGGGTGCTCGGCACACGCGTCAGCCTCGACTGGATCCGACAGCCCGCCGCCCCCGGAACCTGGCGCTCCGAATTTTCTTGGAAGGCCGAGGCGGGCACCGCCTCCAAACTCGCCTCAGCCCTGCGCGGCTGGCACCTCCTCCGCTTCGAGGTCACCGCCGAGCCCAACCCCACAGCCGAGGGCGAGCGCTACAGCTGCACCCCCGAACTGGGCATCTTCCACGCGGTAACCGGCATCCACGGCGACATCCTCATCCCGGAGGACCGCCTACGCGCGGCGCTTACGAGGTCTCAGCAGGGCGAGACAGACCTGGAAGCGGAGATCGCCAAGCTCCTCGGCAAGCCCTGGGACGACGAGCTGGAGCCGTTCAGATACGCGGGCGAAGGCGCCCCCGTGCGCTGGCTTCACCAGGTGGTCTGAAAAACACGGTCAGGGGCGATTCCCTCAGGGGCGCGGGGAACTGCGCGACCAGCCCCCACCGGCCGCAAGCCGACAAACGACATGTGGCCCGCTCCCCAAAACCCAGGGGGCGGGCCACACATCGTTCAGCAAACGCCTCAGACCGTCCGGAACGCCAACACCACGTTGTGCCCACCAAACCCGAACGAGTCGTTCAGGGCAGCGATCCGCCCCTCAACAGGAAGCTTCCGAGCCTCCCCGCGAACAACATCCGCGTTGGCCTCAGCCTCCGGGTCGAGGTTCTCGACATTGATGGTCGGCGGCGCGATCCGGTTGTACAGCGCGAGCACGGTGGCAACCGACTCAACGCCACCCGCACCACCCAGCAGATGCCCGGTCATGGACTTCGTGGCCGAGACAGCCATGTGGTCCGCGTCGTCACCGAACACCTTGCGCAACGCCTTGAGTTCGGCCACGTCACCCGCCGGCGTGGACGTCGCGTGCGCGTTCACGTGCACGATCTCCGCCGCGTCGAGGTCGGTGTTGTCCATCAGGTTCCGCAGGGCCTGCGAGATGCCACGCCCCTCCGGCTCCGGCTGCACGATGTCGTGGCCGTCGGCGGAGATACCCTGCCCGACCGCCTCGGCGTACACCCGGGCACCGCGCTTCGCGGCGTGCTCGGCGGACTCCAGGACGAGGACGCCCGCGCCCTCGCCGAGGACGAAGCCGTCGCGGCCGGTGTCGTAGGGACGCGAGGCGCCCTGCGGGTCGTCGTTGTTCTTGGACATCGCCATCATGTTGCCGAACGCGGCGATGGGCAGCGGGTGGATCGCCGCCTCCGTGCCACCCGCGACGACGACGTCGGCGCGGCCGGTGCGGATCATCTCGATGGCGTAGCCGATGGCCTCGGCGCCGGAGGCGCACGCGGAGACCGGCGTGTGCACGCCCGCGCGGGCGCCCACGAGCAGACCCACGTTGGCGGACGGGCCGTTCGGCATCAGCATGGGGACGGTGTGCGGGGAGACGCGGCGGACGCCCTTCTCCTTCAGCACGTCGTACTGGTCGAGCAGGGTCGTCACACCGCCGATGCCGGAGGCGATGACGGTGCCCAGCCGGTCGGGGTCGACCGCCGGGTCCTCACCGGCCTTGTCGGTGAAACCGGCGTCCGCCCACGCCTCCTTGGCCGCGATCAGCGCGAACTGCGCCGAGCGGTCCAGACGGCGGGCCTGCGGACGCGGGATGACCTCGGAGGGGTCCACGGCGGCCGGCGCGGCGATACGGACGGCCTGCTCGGCGGCCCACTCCTGCTCCAGGGGCTTCACGCCGGACTTGCCGGCGATCATGCCTTCCCAGGTCGAGGCTGCGTCGCCACCCAGCGGTGTGGTTGCGCCGATACCGGTGACGACCACGGTGCGATTGGTCGGGCTCACGGGAATTCTTTCTCCAACGGTACGAGGATTAAGCGGCGCCACCGCCGGGTGGCGGGGCCATGCAGCCGGGCCTGTGGGGCGGCTCGGCCAGGTGGGCCCGGGCCTATGAGGCGGCTCGGGCCAGCTGGACCGGGCCTAAGAGGTGGCTCAGGCCTGGTGCTTGAGGATGTAGTCGGTCGCGTCGCCGACCGTCTTGAGGTTCTTGACGTCCTCGTCGGGGATCTTGACGTCGAAGCGCTCTTCGGCGGCGACGACGACCTCGACCATGGACAGCGAGTCGACGTCCAGGTCGTCGGTGAAGGACTTGTCCAGCTGGACGTCCTCAACCGGGATGCCGGCGATCTCGTTCACGATGTCGGCGAGACCGGCGACGATCTCTTCCTGAGTGGCGGCCATGTCAGGCGCTCCTTCTTTGTGATCCAGAGGGTGTGGCGTTGCCCGCCGCGGCAGCGGCGGGTGAGTACAGCCGTACCGGATCCGATGATGATCCGGCACGGAGTGCCTAGGGGAGGGTAACGACCGTCGCGGCGTACACGAGACCCGCCCCGAAGCCGATGACGAGCGCGGTGTCGCCGCTCTTGGCCTCGCCGGTCGCCAGAAGCCGCTCCATAGCGAGCGGGATCGAGGCGGCCGAGGTGTTGCCGGTGGTGCGTACGTCACGCGCGACCGTGACGTGCTCCGGCAGTTTCAGCGTCTTCACCATCGAGTCGATGATCCGCTCGTTGGCCTGGTGGGGAATGAAGACATCCAGGTCGTCCGGGGTGATCCCGGCCGCGTCCAGCGCCTGCTGGGCGACCTTCGCCATCTCGAACACGGCCCAGCGGAACACCGCCTGGCCCTCCTGCGTGATCGCAGGGAACTTGCCCGTGCTGTCGTACTCGGTCCACGGCACGGTCTGCTTGATGGTGTCGGACTTGTCGCCCTCCGAGCCCCACACGGTCGGACCGATGTGCGGCTCCTTCGCGGGGCCCACCACGACCGCGCCCGCGCCGTCACCGAACAGGAAGGCCGTCGCGCGGTCCTCCAGGTCGGTCAGGTCGGACAGCCGCTCCACGCCGATGACCAGCACGTACTCGGCGCTGCCCTCGACGATCATGCCCTTGGCGAGGGTGAGGCCGTAGCCGAAGCCCGCGCAGCCCGCCGAGATGTCGAACGCGGCGGCCTTGTTCGTGCCCAGCTTGTCGGCGATCTCCGTCGCCACGGCCGGGGTCTGCTTGAAGTGCGAGACCGTGGAGACGATCACGCCGCCGATCTGCTCGGCGGTGATCCCCGCGTCCGCGATCGCCTTGCCGGACGCCTCGATGGACATCGCGGCGACGGTCTCCTCGTCGTTCGCCCAGTGCCGGGTCTCGATGCCCGAGCGCGAGCGGATCCACTCGTCGGACGAGTCGATCGTCTCCAGGATCACCTCGTTCGGGACGACACGGACCGGACGGTAGCCGCCCACGCCGAGGATGCGCGCGTACGGTGCGCCCTTGCTCGGCTTGATCTTCGTCGACATGTTCCTACGGC from Streptomyces sp. NBC_01288 carries:
- a CDS encoding aldose epimerase family protein, which produces MSELFGTLPDGTPVHRWTLERAGVRVRVLSYGGIVQSVEVPDRDGHAADVVLGFADLDGCLAHPEPYLGALVGRYANRIAGGRFPLEGVTYSLAQNNAPNSLHGGERGFDKRVWDVEPIEHGLRLSRVSAHGEEGFPGRLVVSATYTLDESGALRLGYEATTDAPTVVNLTNHSYFDLSGAGSTGGPGGHELRLAASRFTPVDGDLIPTGALDEVAGTRFDFREARKVGSGYDHNFVLDKGVTPAAVEIAELYDPASGRVLTVATTEPGIQLYTGEHLTDPFAPGAGIALETQHFPDSPNRPEFPSTELRPGDIYRSETVYGFSAR
- a CDS encoding SGNH/GDSL hydrolase family protein — translated: MRIRRHRSRAALAVVAAAVLGAAGCDSGGGDSAGAHSKSGTAAKAKPSPAPVWDSSPSSVAAVGDSITRGFDACSVLSDCPEVSWATGSSAAVDSLAVRLLGKTGAAERSWNYAETGARMADLPAQIGQAVAREPQLVTVMVGANDACRASTSAMTSVADFRAEFETSLKTLRRALPKTQVYVASVPNLKRLWSQGRTNPLGKEIWKLGICPSMLADADALDSAATERRDTVLDRVESYNKVLEQVCATDERCRFDGGAVYDFRFGTDQLSHWDWFHPSTDGQARLAEIAYRRVIARTPVT
- a CDS encoding DUF3145 domain-containing protein — its product is MTTRGVLYVHSAPRALCPHVEWAVAGVLGTRVSLDWIRQPAAPGTWRSEFSWKAEAGTASKLASALRGWHLLRFEVTAEPNPTAEGERYSCTPELGIFHAVTGIHGDILIPEDRLRAALTRSQQGETDLEAEIAKLLGKPWDDELEPFRYAGEGAPVRWLHQVV
- a CDS encoding beta-ketoacyl-[acyl-carrier-protein] synthase family protein, whose translation is MSPTNRTVVVTGIGATTPLGGDAASTWEGMIAGKSGVKPLEQEWAAEQAVRIAAPAAVDPSEVIPRPQARRLDRSAQFALIAAKEAWADAGFTDKAGEDPAVDPDRLGTVIASGIGGVTTLLDQYDVLKEKGVRRVSPHTVPMLMPNGPSANVGLLVGARAGVHTPVSACASGAEAIGYAIEMIRTGRADVVVAGGTEAAIHPLPIAAFGNMMAMSKNNDDPQGASRPYDTGRDGFVLGEGAGVLVLESAEHAAKRGARVYAEAVGQGISADGHDIVQPEPEGRGISQALRNLMDNTDLDAAEIVHVNAHATSTPAGDVAELKALRKVFGDDADHMAVSATKSMTGHLLGGAGGVESVATVLALYNRIAPPTINVENLDPEAEANADVVRGEARKLPVEGRIAALNDSFGFGGHNVVLAFRTV
- a CDS encoding acyl carrier protein, encoding MAATQEEIVAGLADIVNEIAGIPVEDVQLDKSFTDDLDVDSLSMVEVVVAAEERFDVKIPDEDVKNLKTVGDATDYILKHQA
- a CDS encoding ketoacyl-ACP synthase III codes for the protein MSTKIKPSKGAPYARILGVGGYRPVRVVPNEVILETIDSSDEWIRSRSGIETRHWANDEETVAAMSIEASGKAIADAGITAEQIGGVIVSTVSHFKQTPAVATEIADKLGTNKAAAFDISAGCAGFGYGLTLAKGMIVEGSAEYVLVIGVERLSDLTDLEDRATAFLFGDGAGAVVVGPAKEPHIGPTVWGSEGDKSDTIKQTVPWTEYDSTGKFPAITQEGQAVFRWAVFEMAKVAQQALDAAGITPDDLDVFIPHQANERIIDSMVKTLKLPEHVTVARDVRTTGNTSAASIPLAMERLLATGEAKSGDTALVIGFGAGLVYAATVVTLP